In Pectinophora gossypiella chromosome 17, ilPecGoss1.1, whole genome shotgun sequence, one DNA window encodes the following:
- the LOC126374497 gene encoding CHH-like protein isoform X2 — translation MHLSSLQLACAALAALALSAAAAPPAQTQHHVARRSFFNLQCKGVYDAAIFARLDRICDDCYTLFREPQLYSLCRAKCFTTPYFKGCMESLYLLDEEEQIDQMIDFVGKR, via the exons ATGCATCTAAGTTCGTTGCAATTGGCGTGCGCGGCTCTGGCGGCGCTGGCGCTCAGCGCGGCGGCCGCGCCCCCTGCGCAGACGCAGCACCACGTCGCGCGCCGCTCCTTCTTCAACCTCCAG TGCAAGGGCGTATACGACGCCGCAATCTTCGCCCGCCTCGATCGCATCTGCGACGACTGCTACACACTATTCAGAGAGCCGCAGCTATATTCCTTGTGCCG gGCAAAATGTTTCACCACGCCCTACTTCAAGGGTTGCATGGAGTCTTTGTACCTTCTAGACGAGGAGGAACAGATAGATCAAATGATCGACTTCGTCGGCAAACGCTAA
- the LOC126374497 gene encoding CHH-like protein isoform X1, whose translation MHLSSLQLACAALAALALSAAAAPPAQTQHHVARRSFFNLQCKGVYDAAIFARLDRICDDCYTLFREPQLYSLCRKDCFTTDYFKGCVEVLRETDQLELFKTYIKQLHGADPGI comes from the exons ATGCATCTAAGTTCGTTGCAATTGGCGTGCGCGGCTCTGGCGGCGCTGGCGCTCAGCGCGGCGGCCGCGCCCCCTGCGCAGACGCAGCACCACGTCGCGCGCCGCTCCTTCTTCAACCTCCAG TGCAAGGGCGTATACGACGCCGCAATCTTCGCCCGCCTCGATCGCATCTGCGACGACTGCTACACACTATTCAGAGAGCCGCAGCTATATTCCTTGTGCCG GAAAGACTGTTTCACGACAGATTACTTCAAAGGGTGCGTTGAGGTGCTCCGAGAAACCGATCAGCTCGAACTCTTCAAGacatatataaaacaattaCACGGGGCCGATCCAGGGATTtag